A window of Aquitalea denitrificans contains these coding sequences:
- the hemB gene encoding porphobilinogen synthase, with protein MIFANRYFPATRMRRMRKDDFSRRLMRENVLTTNDLIYPVFVLEGENREQEVASMPGVVRQSLDKLLYTAEQALELGIPMLSLFPVIETGKDNAAQEAYNPDGLVPTVVRALKQRFPELGVMTDGALDPYTVHGQDGLIDDSGYVLNDETTEVLIRQGLCHAEAGVDVFGPSDMMDGRIGALRDAFEEAGFIHTKILAYSAKYASAFYGPFRDAVGSASNLGKADKNNYQMDPANLDEAIQEVAMDLEEGADMVMIKPGMPYLDVIRRVKDTFRVPTYAYQVSGEYAMLKAAFQNGWLDEEKCMMESLMAFKRAGADGILTYFALDAARVLRRT; from the coding sequence ATGATTTTTGCCAATCGCTATTTCCCGGCCACCCGCATGCGTCGCATGCGCAAGGATGATTTCTCCCGTCGTCTGATGCGCGAGAACGTATTGACCACCAATGACCTGATCTATCCGGTGTTTGTGCTGGAAGGTGAGAATCGCGAGCAGGAAGTCGCCTCCATGCCGGGTGTTGTGCGCCAAAGCCTAGACAAGCTGCTGTATACCGCCGAGCAGGCGCTGGAGCTGGGCATCCCCATGCTGTCGCTGTTTCCGGTGATTGAAACCGGCAAGGACAATGCCGCGCAGGAAGCCTACAACCCGGATGGCCTGGTGCCGACGGTTGTTCGTGCCCTCAAGCAGCGCTTTCCCGAGCTGGGGGTGATGACTGACGGTGCGCTGGACCCGTATACCGTGCACGGCCAGGATGGCCTGATCGATGACAGCGGCTATGTGCTGAATGATGAAACTACCGAAGTACTGATCCGTCAGGGCCTGTGCCATGCCGAAGCCGGCGTGGATGTGTTCGGCCCCTCCGACATGATGGATGGGCGTATCGGTGCATTGCGTGATGCTTTTGAAGAAGCAGGCTTCATCCATACCAAGATTCTGGCCTACTCGGCCAAATATGCTTCTGCCTTCTACGGCCCTTTCCGTGATGCCGTGGGTTCGGCCAGCAATCTGGGCAAGGCGGACAAGAACAACTATCAGATGGACCCGGCCAATCTGGATGAAGCCATCCAGGAAGTGGCGATGGATCTGGAAGAAGGGGCCGACATGGTGATGATCAAGCCGGGCATGCCGTACCTGGATGTGATCCGCCGCGTGAAGGACACCTTCCGCGTGCCGACCTATGCTTACCAAGTGTCCGGGGAGTATGCCATGCTGAAGGCCGCCTTCCAGAACGGCTGGCTGGACGAGGAGAAGTGCATGATGGAAAGCCTGATGGCTTTCAAGCGTGCCGGTGCTGATGGCATCCTGACGTACTTTGCGCTGGACGCGGCCCGCGTATTGCGCCGCACTTGA
- a CDS encoding LysR substrate-binding domain-containing protein yields MKDLLQLEDLRVFCLVVRKGGFTAAAETMAASPAYVSKRIRVLEQCLGCRLLDRTTRRIAMTERGEHIYNWAGKILQDVEQMSVEIGAARQQPRGIIRISSSFGFGRVHLAPALGELAQHYPELSIRFEVADCLIDLAQEGIDLDIRVGNEIAPQLLARKLANNRRILCAAPAYLARHGTPEQLSALGKHNCLVIKERDHPFGVWRLNGPQGECSIRVQGALAANHGEVVHQWALQGHGIMLRSLWDVERELKLGLLVQVLPDYYLPADIWAVYPEKLASSAKLRVCVEFIQQYFRRGGLA; encoded by the coding sequence ATGAAGGATCTGCTGCAGCTTGAAGATTTGCGTGTTTTTTGCCTGGTCGTCCGCAAGGGCGGATTTACCGCTGCTGCCGAAACCATGGCCGCTTCACCAGCCTATGTCAGCAAGCGCATCCGGGTACTTGAGCAATGTCTGGGCTGCCGACTGCTGGATCGCACCACCCGGCGAATTGCCATGACCGAACGCGGCGAACACATCTATAACTGGGCCGGCAAGATACTGCAGGATGTGGAACAGATGAGCGTGGAGATCGGGGCTGCACGGCAGCAGCCGCGCGGCATCATCCGCATCAGCAGCAGCTTCGGCTTTGGCCGGGTTCATCTGGCACCGGCACTGGGCGAACTGGCGCAGCATTATCCGGAACTGAGCATCCGCTTTGAGGTGGCAGACTGTCTGATCGACTTGGCTCAGGAGGGAATCGATCTGGACATCCGGGTGGGCAACGAGATTGCCCCGCAATTGCTGGCGCGCAAGCTGGCCAACAACCGGCGCATCCTGTGTGCTGCGCCAGCTTATCTGGCGCGTCATGGCACCCCAGAGCAACTCAGTGCACTGGGCAAGCATAATTGCCTGGTGATCAAGGAAAGGGATCACCCTTTCGGGGTGTGGCGTCTGAATGGTCCGCAGGGGGAATGCAGTATCCGGGTGCAGGGGGCGCTCGCAGCAAACCATGGAGAGGTAGTGCACCAGTGGGCCTTGCAGGGCCATGGCATCATGTTGCGCTCGCTATGGGATGTTGAGCGCGAGCTGAAACTAGGACTGCTGGTACAGGTACTACCTGACTATTACTTACCGGCGGATATCTGGGCAGTGTATCCGGAAAAACTGGCAAGTTCGGCCAAACTGCGGGTCTGTGTTGAATTCATCCAGCAGTATTTCCGGCGTGGCGGGCTGGCGTGA
- a CDS encoding tartrate dehydrogenase — MQAYRIAAIAGDGIGKEVLPEGLRVLDAAARRFDIELSVTLFDWASCDYYLQHGKMMPDNWSAILQGFDAIYFGAVGMPDQVPDHISLWGSLLKFRREFDQYVNLRPVRLLPGVPCPLANRQPGDIDFLVVRENTEGEYSAVGGRMFEGTERELVLQQSIFTRHGVDRILHHAFALAQSRPRKKLTAATKSNGIAVSMPYWDERVAVVAQHYPDVQWERQHVDILAARFVLQPDRFDVVVASNLFGDILSDLGPACTGTIGLAASANLNPERSFPSLFEPVHGSAPDIFGKNIANPIAMIWSGALMLDFLGNGTGPCRQAHDLIMQAIEAVLLHGPCTPDLGGRASTTQVGQAIADAVASTLGQA, encoded by the coding sequence ATGCAGGCTTACAGGATTGCTGCCATTGCGGGAGATGGCATTGGAAAGGAAGTGCTGCCGGAAGGCTTGCGTGTACTGGATGCGGCTGCCCGGCGTTTTGACATTGAGCTGTCCGTGACGCTGTTTGACTGGGCATCGTGTGACTACTACCTGCAACACGGCAAGATGATGCCGGACAACTGGTCTGCCATTTTGCAGGGTTTTGATGCCATTTATTTCGGTGCTGTCGGCATGCCGGATCAAGTACCGGATCACATATCACTGTGGGGTTCACTGCTGAAGTTTCGCCGCGAGTTTGACCAATACGTCAATCTGCGACCGGTGCGCCTATTGCCTGGGGTGCCCTGTCCGCTGGCCAATCGCCAGCCGGGCGATATCGATTTCCTGGTGGTGCGCGAGAATACCGAGGGTGAGTACTCTGCTGTTGGTGGCCGCATGTTCGAAGGAACGGAGCGGGAGCTGGTGTTACAGCAATCGATATTTACCCGCCATGGGGTGGACCGCATCCTGCACCATGCTTTTGCCCTGGCACAAAGCCGGCCGCGCAAAAAGCTGACTGCCGCCACCAAATCCAATGGCATCGCCGTGAGCATGCCTTATTGGGATGAGCGTGTGGCGGTGGTGGCACAGCACTACCCGGACGTGCAATGGGAGCGGCAGCATGTGGATATTCTGGCTGCCCGTTTTGTATTGCAGCCCGACCGTTTCGATGTAGTGGTGGCGTCCAATCTGTTTGGCGACATCCTGTCCGATCTGGGGCCGGCCTGTACCGGCACCATTGGTCTGGCCGCCTCTGCCAATCTCAATCCCGAGCGCAGTTTCCCCTCCCTGTTTGAGCCGGTACACGGCTCGGCACCGGATATCTTCGGCAAAAATATTGCCAACCCCATCGCCATGATCTGGTCCGGGGCCTTGATGCTGGATTTCCTCGGTAACGGCACGGGACCTTGCCGCCAGGCGCATGACCTGATCATGCAGGCAATTGAGGCCGTCCTGTTGCATGGGCCATGCACACCAGACCTGGGAGGGCGGGCGAGTACGACGCAGGTGGGACAGGCCATTGCCGATGCGGTGGCCAGCACGCTTGGTCAGGCATAG
- a CDS encoding BCCT family transporter: protein MDNNKQGRRDIPLAVVSLVIVFAMVLVMTLMPQASIAVADRLMYWCTTVFASPILLFAFCSVLFVIWLGLSKYGQIRLGEGGPDYSTSTWIFMFIMSGLGSSTLYWGFLDWAYYYQTPGLNLPPSSPQALKYSVAYSFFHSGLSAWAMYALGAVALCYHFHVRKNKGLSLAAIIGAITGRKPDGALGRLVDLLFMLCMFGALTISLVLTATTFARLLSILTGIPDSFTTQLIIILAVSVLFTLSSWVGMDGGMKRLSQLVCWGVVVLACYIYLFGPTQFITSNALSSLGLMLSSFVDMSLFTDPMGDGKFTREWTVFYWLWWISYAPGVALFVTRVSRGRTIREVLLAMVVGGCAGIWCVYGVLESYSVHSFISGLINVPQVLSEQGGEVAIGKLLDLLPAGRWVMAFFLAVMAIFLAAHMDAVGYAVTATCTRNLAEGEDPSPVDRLFWCVMLTLVPLAMIFAKAPLNTMKTTVIVTAIPFALITLVMVYGLLKWLREDYGDVPAYQIGEQPPPVVASNQSGS from the coding sequence ATGGACAACAACAAGCAAGGCCGGCGGGATATTCCGCTGGCAGTAGTCAGCCTGGTGATTGTGTTTGCGATGGTGCTTGTCATGACCCTCATGCCTCAGGCTTCCATCGCGGTTGCAGACCGGTTGATGTACTGGTGTACCACGGTGTTTGCCTCCCCCATCCTCTTGTTTGCCTTTTGTTCGGTCCTGTTTGTCATCTGGCTGGGCCTGAGCAAGTACGGGCAGATCCGACTGGGGGAGGGCGGGCCGGACTACTCAACATCGACATGGATTTTCATGTTCATCATGTCCGGGCTGGGTTCGTCCACGCTGTATTGGGGCTTTCTTGACTGGGCCTATTACTATCAGACGCCAGGCCTGAATTTGCCGCCGTCCTCGCCGCAGGCATTGAAATACAGTGTGGCCTACTCGTTTTTTCATTCCGGCCTGAGCGCCTGGGCCATGTATGCGCTGGGGGCGGTGGCTCTGTGTTATCACTTTCACGTACGCAAAAACAAAGGGCTGAGTCTGGCGGCGATTATCGGTGCCATCACCGGCCGCAAGCCTGACGGAGCCCTGGGGCGGCTGGTGGATTTGCTGTTCATGCTGTGCATGTTCGGGGCACTGACCATCTCGCTGGTACTGACCGCAACAACCTTTGCCCGGCTGCTGTCAATCCTGACTGGCATTCCCGACAGTTTCACCACGCAGCTGATCATTATTCTGGCGGTTTCCGTGCTGTTTACCCTGTCGTCCTGGGTGGGTATGGATGGCGGCATGAAGCGCCTGAGCCAACTGGTGTGCTGGGGCGTAGTGGTGCTGGCCTGTTACATCTATTTATTCGGTCCCACCCAGTTCATTACCAGTAATGCGCTGTCCAGTCTGGGGCTGATGCTGAGCAGCTTTGTGGACATGAGTCTGTTCACCGATCCGATGGGCGATGGCAAGTTCACCCGGGAGTGGACGGTGTTCTACTGGCTGTGGTGGATTTCCTATGCACCGGGAGTCGCGCTGTTTGTGACCCGGGTATCGCGTGGCCGCACCATTCGCGAAGTACTGCTGGCTATGGTAGTAGGGGGCTGTGCCGGTATCTGGTGCGTCTATGGCGTACTGGAAAGCTATAGCGTGCACAGCTTCATCAGCGGTCTGATCAATGTGCCACAAGTGCTGAGTGAGCAGGGCGGTGAGGTGGCGATTGGCAAATTGCTGGACTTATTGCCGGCTGGTCGTTGGGTAATGGCTTTTTTCCTGGCAGTGATGGCGATATTTCTGGCAGCCCATATGGATGCCGTGGGTTATGCGGTAACCGCCACCTGTACCCGCAATCTGGCTGAAGGCGAAGACCCGTCCCCCGTCGATCGTTTGTTCTGGTGCGTAATGCTGACGCTGGTACCGCTGGCGATGATTTTTGCCAAAGCCCCACTCAATACCATGAAGACCACGGTGATTGTGACGGCCATTCCCTTTGCGCTGATTACGCTGGTCATGGTGTATGGCCTGCTCAAGTGGCTGCGTGAAGATTATGGTGATGTCCCGGCGTATCAGATAGGCGAACAGCCACCCCCTGTTGTGGCCAGCAACCAGTCTGGCTCATGA
- a CDS encoding alpha/beta hydrolase, translating into MASFYQLSAEMQSFVNQSALFQPADDSLAEMRAAYDAQCRYFTPALPDGLQREDHMLPVAGRHIPLRLYRPTAAMPPAGWPCVLYLHGGGWMLGGLDSHAVIAAPLAQNCAAAVLVVDYRLAPEHVFPAAFEDCLAVWDMLRVDSLELGIDTARVVVAGDSAGGNLAAALCLATRSREGPPLCGQALIYPALAAVPTEPAASEHADAPLLSRDDMAYYLAQYAPDPAMHADPRLAPLAAANLQGLPPAFVAVAEYDPLRDDGLRYVQRLLASGVVAECHLGRGLVHGCLRFWPQGPETARMYRALVTAIAHMLADQT; encoded by the coding sequence ATGGCGAGCTTTTATCAGCTTTCTGCGGAAATGCAGTCTTTTGTCAACCAGAGCGCCTTGTTCCAGCCCGCAGATGACAGCCTGGCAGAGATGCGTGCGGCCTACGATGCCCAGTGCCGTTACTTCACCCCGGCACTGCCGGATGGGCTGCAGCGTGAGGACCATATGCTGCCGGTGGCCGGACGACATATCCCGCTGCGCTTGTACCGCCCAACTGCTGCCATGCCGCCAGCCGGTTGGCCCTGTGTGCTGTATTTGCATGGTGGCGGCTGGATGCTGGGCGGTCTGGATTCACATGCCGTTATCGCAGCACCACTGGCGCAGAACTGCGCCGCAGCCGTGCTGGTGGTTGATTACCGTCTGGCTCCGGAACATGTCTTTCCGGCTGCTTTTGAAGATTGCCTGGCGGTGTGGGACATGCTGCGCGTGGATAGCCTGGAACTCGGTATCGACACTGCTCGTGTCGTGGTGGCAGGAGACAGTGCCGGTGGCAATCTGGCTGCAGCGCTATGCCTGGCTACGCGTAGCCGGGAAGGACCGCCCTTGTGTGGGCAGGCACTGATCTATCCCGCACTGGCGGCCGTACCGACAGAGCCTGCGGCAAGCGAACATGCAGATGCCCCGCTGCTTAGTCGCGACGACATGGCCTATTACCTGGCGCAGTACGCGCCGGATCCGGCCATGCATGCCGATCCGCGTCTGGCACCGCTGGCAGCCGCCAACCTGCAAGGTTTGCCACCAGCCTTTGTAGCAGTGGCGGAGTACGACCCGCTTCGTGACGATGGCCTGCGCTATGTCCAGCGCCTGCTGGCCAGTGGTGTTGTGGCTGAGTGCCATCTGGGCCGTGGCCTGGTGCATGGTTGCCTGCGCTTCTGGCCGCAGGGGCCTGAGACAGCCCGCATGTACCGCGCACTGGTCACGGCCATTGCTCACATGCTTGCTGACCAGACATGA
- a CDS encoding aromatic ring-hydroxylating oxygenase subunit alpha — translation MNDYTKLSPDFCADPERAWTLPAAYYTSDKVYQFEKEKIFAHSWICVAHGSELAESNDYITREVAGENIIVVRGRDGVLRSFYNVCPHRGHQLLQGSGRAKNVITCPYHAWTFKLDGQLGHARNCENVVDFDSDKATLSPLKVEEYAGFVFINMNLSAKPVEQQLPGLADSLRKACPVIDELHLAERFVTATPANWKIIVDNYMECYHCAPAHPGFADSVQVDKYTHTLHGNWSLQFGLARSSEKSFKIDPSVKDPSFSGYWAWPCTMFNVPPGADFMTVIYEYPVDAETTLQHYDIYFRNKELTAEQQALVEWYRTVFRPEDLRLVESVQRGLKSRGYRGQGRIMTDRQRSGISEHGIAHFHNLVAQQHAE, via the coding sequence ATGAATGACTACACCAAATTGAGCCCGGATTTCTGTGCCGATCCCGAACGTGCCTGGACCCTGCCCGCCGCGTATTACACCTCGGACAAGGTCTATCAGTTTGAGAAGGAGAAGATTTTCGCCCATAGCTGGATTTGCGTGGCGCATGGCAGTGAGCTGGCCGAATCCAACGACTACATCACCCGCGAGGTTGCTGGTGAAAACATCATCGTGGTGCGTGGTCGGGATGGTGTACTGCGCAGTTTTTACAATGTCTGTCCGCATCGGGGGCACCAGTTGCTGCAAGGCAGTGGCAGGGCCAAGAACGTGATTACCTGTCCCTATCACGCGTGGACTTTCAAACTGGACGGTCAACTGGGCCATGCCCGTAATTGCGAAAACGTGGTCGATTTTGATTCGGACAAGGCTACCTTGTCGCCGCTCAAGGTGGAGGAGTATGCCGGCTTTGTGTTCATCAACATGAATCTGTCGGCCAAGCCGGTGGAGCAGCAATTGCCCGGCCTGGCCGACAGCTTGCGCAAGGCATGTCCGGTGATCGACGAGCTGCATCTGGCAGAGCGCTTTGTTACCGCCACGCCGGCCAACTGGAAAATCATCGTCGACAACTATATGGAGTGCTACCACTGTGCACCGGCCCATCCGGGTTTTGCCGACTCGGTGCAGGTGGACAAATACACGCACACCCTACATGGCAACTGGTCACTGCAGTTTGGCTTGGCCCGCTCCTCCGAGAAATCTTTCAAGATCGACCCCTCGGTCAAGGACCCCAGCTTCAGCGGCTACTGGGCCTGGCCCTGCACCATGTTCAATGTACCGCCAGGTGCCGACTTCATGACGGTTATCTATGAATACCCGGTGGATGCCGAGACCACCTTGCAGCACTACGACATCTACTTCCGCAACAAGGAGCTGACTGCTGAGCAACAGGCACTGGTGGAGTGGTATCGCACCGTGTTCCGGCCGGAAGACCTGCGGCTGGTGGAAAGCGTGCAGCGCGGGCTGAAATCGCGTGGCTATCGTGGCCAGGGCCGCATCATGACCGACCGCCAGCGCAGCGGCATCAGTGAGCACGGCATTGCGCATTTCCACAATCTGGTGGCGCAGCAGCACGCCGAGTAA
- a CDS encoding NAD-dependent succinate-semialdehyde dehydrogenase, whose protein sequence is MKLNDPLLLRQHAYINGQWCAADQADTFAVHDPATDQRIADVPLMGEQETIRAIQAADAALPAWRDLTAKERARLLRRWFFLLEQHEDDLARLMTWEQGKPLAEARGEIRYAASFVEWFSEEAKRLYGDVIPSPRKEQELLVMREPIGVCAAITPWNFPAAMITRKAAPALAAGCTIVIKPANETPLSALALAELAERAGIPPGVFNIVTGDAQAIGWQLSTHPLVRKLSFTGSTPIGRLLMGQCASTIKKVSLELGGNAPFIVFDDADLDAAVEGAIQAKFRNAGQTCVCVNRFYVHQSVYASFLERFCARVAELRVGNGFAEATEIGPLISARAVSKVQSLLDDALQGGARLLSGGRSLAAGPQYFPPTVIADVKPGMRLLEEEIFGPLAPVMPFASDEEVVQLANATIYGLAAYFYSRDIARVWRVARQLEYGIVGINTGMVSNEVARFGGIKQSGLGREGSRYGIDDYLESKYLCMAC, encoded by the coding sequence ATGAAACTGAATGACCCCCTGCTGTTGCGGCAGCACGCCTATATCAATGGTCAGTGGTGCGCTGCCGACCAGGCGGACACTTTCGCCGTACACGACCCGGCTACCGATCAGCGCATTGCCGATGTGCCGCTGATGGGTGAGCAGGAAACCATCCGCGCCATTCAGGCCGCCGATGCAGCCCTGCCGGCCTGGCGCGACCTGACCGCAAAAGAGCGCGCCCGGTTATTGCGCCGCTGGTTTTTCCTGCTGGAGCAGCACGAGGATGATCTGGCCCGGCTGATGACCTGGGAGCAGGGCAAGCCGCTGGCCGAGGCGCGGGGAGAAATCCGCTACGCCGCTTCATTTGTCGAATGGTTCTCCGAGGAAGCCAAGCGTCTGTATGGCGACGTGATTCCCTCGCCACGCAAGGAGCAGGAACTGCTGGTGATGCGCGAGCCGATCGGCGTATGCGCCGCCATCACGCCATGGAATTTCCCCGCCGCCATGATTACCCGCAAGGCGGCACCAGCCTTGGCCGCCGGTTGTACCATCGTCATCAAACCGGCCAACGAAACCCCGCTGTCTGCGCTGGCGCTGGCGGAGCTGGCCGAGCGCGCCGGTATTCCGCCGGGTGTGTTCAATATCGTTACTGGTGATGCCCAAGCCATAGGCTGGCAACTCAGTACTCATCCACTGGTGCGCAAGCTCAGTTTTACCGGCTCCACGCCGATAGGCCGGCTGCTGATGGGGCAGTGCGCCAGCACCATCAAGAAAGTATCGCTGGAACTGGGTGGCAATGCGCCCTTCATCGTATTTGACGATGCCGATCTGGATGCCGCGGTGGAAGGGGCCATCCAGGCCAAATTCCGCAATGCCGGCCAGACCTGTGTCTGCGTCAACCGCTTTTATGTTCACCAGTCGGTGTATGCCAGCTTTCTGGAGCGCTTCTGCGCCCGCGTCGCCGAATTGCGGGTGGGGAATGGTTTTGCCGAAGCAACGGAGATCGGCCCATTGATTTCTGCCCGAGCCGTCAGCAAGGTGCAATCCCTGCTGGACGATGCGCTACAGGGCGGAGCCCGCTTGCTAAGCGGAGGGCGCAGCCTGGCTGCCGGGCCGCAGTACTTTCCGCCCACTGTCATTGCCGATGTGAAACCAGGCATGCGACTGCTTGAAGAAGAAATATTTGGGCCGCTGGCACCGGTGATGCCGTTTGCCAGTGACGAAGAGGTCGTGCAACTGGCTAATGCCACCATTTACGGCCTGGCCGCCTATTTCTACAGTCGGGATATCGCCAGGGTGTGGCGCGTGGCGCGGCAACTGGAATACGGCATTGTCGGCATCAATACCGGCATGGTGTCCAACGAGGTAGCCCGCTTTGGCGGCATCAAGCAATCCGGCCTGGGGCGTGAGGGCTCCCGCTACGGCATTGATGACTATCTTGAGTCCAAATATTTGTGCATGGCGTGCTGA
- a CDS encoding PDR/VanB family oxidoreductase yields MSLQSPNITVRVVAIEQASPLIKRFTLQAADGGQLPAFSGGSHIIVQIPAASGLLHNAYSLLSSPFQLQQYQIAVRREDASRGGSAFMHAHVAEGDILQISPPNNLFPLHATSGRQLLIAGGIGITPFMAQMEELQSSDAAFELHYAFRSREQAAFVDEQAAFVDELAARYGAHCHFYDAAQGELCNVAGLLQHMAEPDHVYVCGPQSLIQAVQQAGAEQGIPSARLHWEQFAASTSGGVAFTVVLARSGREIPVAAEQTILQAIEMDGAVAVDCLCREGVCGTCEVGIVEGEAEHRDQYLSEEEKQAQNSLLICVSRARGSRLVLDL; encoded by the coding sequence ATGAGCCTACAGTCCCCGAATATTACCGTCCGCGTGGTGGCAATCGAACAGGCCAGCCCGCTGATCAAGCGCTTTACCCTGCAAGCCGCAGACGGTGGCCAGTTGCCAGCCTTTAGCGGTGGCAGCCACATCATTGTACAAATCCCTGCCGCCAGCGGCCTGCTCCACAATGCCTATTCGCTGCTCAGCTCTCCTTTTCAGCTACAGCAGTACCAGATTGCCGTACGGCGCGAGGATGCCTCCCGTGGTGGCTCGGCTTTCATGCACGCGCATGTGGCGGAGGGGGACATCTTGCAGATATCGCCGCCTAACAATTTATTCCCGCTGCATGCTACCAGTGGGCGACAGTTGCTGATTGCCGGTGGCATCGGCATTACGCCGTTCATGGCGCAGATGGAGGAACTGCAGTCCAGTGACGCTGCCTTTGAGCTGCACTACGCTTTTCGCAGTCGTGAGCAGGCGGCCTTTGTCGACGAGCAGGCGGCCTTTGTCGACGAGCTGGCGGCTCGTTACGGCGCGCACTGCCATTTTTATGATGCCGCCCAAGGCGAGCTGTGCAATGTCGCCGGCTTGCTGCAGCACATGGCCGAGCCGGACCATGTCTATGTCTGTGGGCCGCAGTCCTTGATTCAGGCCGTGCAGCAGGCCGGAGCAGAGCAGGGCATTCCGTCCGCCCGTCTGCATTGGGAGCAGTTTGCCGCCAGCACATCAGGCGGTGTGGCATTTACCGTGGTACTGGCCCGTTCCGGGCGCGAAATCCCGGTGGCGGCAGAACAAACCATCCTGCAAGCCATCGAGATGGATGGTGCGGTGGCCGTGGATTGCCTGTGCCGCGAAGGCGTGTGTGGCACCTGTGAAGTAGGCATTGTCGAGGGCGAGGCCGAGCACCGCGACCAATACCTGAGTGAAGAAGAAAAGCAGGCGCAAAACAGCCTGCTGATCTGTGTATCGCGGGCGCGCGGTTCCCGCCTGGTGCTGGACCTGTGA
- a CDS encoding glycine C-acetyltransferase — translation MNHTYLAHLEATLAQIRADGFEKPERVIATPQRADIALSGGAHVLNFCANNYLGLADDARLIDAAKRGLDEYGYGCASVRFICGTQQVHKDLEQAISGFLGTDDTILYSSCFDANGGVFETLLGEEDAVISDELNHASIIDGVRLCKAKRFRYKNNDMADLEAQLLAAEAAGARFKLIVTDGVFSMDGIIADLKTLCEVAGRHGAIVMVDDSHAVGFIGENGAGTPELCGVADKVDIYTGTLGKALGGASGGYVSGRKPIIDLLRQRSRPYLFSNSLAPAIAAASLEVLKLIQSEGQCLRAQLKRNAELFRNEMSAAGFTLVPGQHPIIPVMLGDARLAGEMAARLLQEGVYVIGFSFPVVPKGKARIRTQMSAGHTVEQVQRAVAAFIKVGRELKVID, via the coding sequence ATGAACCATACCTATCTTGCCCACCTGGAAGCCACGCTGGCCCAAATCCGTGCTGATGGTTTTGAAAAGCCGGAACGGGTGATTGCCACCCCGCAGCGTGCCGATATCGCCCTGTCCGGTGGTGCGCATGTACTTAACTTCTGTGCCAACAACTATCTGGGGCTGGCCGATGATGCCCGCCTGATCGACGCCGCCAAGCGCGGGCTGGATGAGTACGGTTATGGCTGCGCCTCGGTGCGCTTCATCTGTGGCACGCAGCAGGTTCACAAGGATCTGGAGCAAGCCATTTCCGGCTTCCTCGGCACCGACGACACTATTCTGTATTCCAGCTGTTTCGATGCCAACGGCGGGGTATTCGAAACCCTGCTGGGTGAAGAAGACGCGGTGATTTCCGACGAGCTGAACCACGCCTCCATCATTGATGGCGTGCGCCTGTGCAAGGCCAAGCGCTTCCGTTACAAGAACAACGACATGGCCGATCTGGAAGCTCAACTGCTTGCCGCCGAGGCGGCCGGTGCCCGCTTCAAGCTGATCGTGACCGACGGCGTGTTCTCCATGGACGGCATCATTGCCGACCTGAAAACCCTGTGCGAAGTGGCTGGCCGTCACGGTGCCATCGTGATGGTGGACGACTCCCATGCCGTCGGCTTCATCGGTGAAAACGGTGCCGGTACGCCGGAACTGTGCGGCGTGGCCGACAAGGTGGACATCTACACCGGCACGCTGGGCAAGGCGCTGGGTGGGGCTTCCGGCGGTTATGTGTCCGGCCGCAAACCCATCATCGACCTGTTGCGTCAGCGCTCGCGCCCCTATCTGTTCTCCAATAGCCTGGCGCCGGCCATTGCCGCGGCCAGCCTGGAAGTGCTCAAGCTGATCCAGTCCGAAGGCCAGTGCCTGCGTGCCCAGCTCAAACGCAATGCCGAACTGTTCCGCAACGAGATGTCCGCTGCCGGTTTCACCCTGGTGCCGGGCCAGCATCCCATCATCCCGGTAATGCTGGGCGATGCCCGTCTGGCCGGTGAAATGGCCGCCCGCCTGCTGCAGGAGGGCGTGTACGTGATCGGCTTCTCCTTCCCGGTGGTGCCCAAGGGCAAGGCGCGCATCCGCACCCAGATGTCCGCCGGTCACACGGTGGAGCAGGTGCAGCGTGCGGTGGCCGCCTTCATCAAGGTGGGCCGTGAGCTGAAAGTGATCGACTGA